Genomic window (Sediminispirochaeta smaragdinae DSM 11293):
GAATTGACCGAACACGACTTGATTCACCAAATGCTGTAGTAAGGGTATATGATGAAGAAAACATTAAGAGCAGCAAAAAAGCAAACATGTATCGGGGGGAACCTTTTCCAGGCACTGTTGCCCTATATCGGCCTTTTCCTACTGGTACTGATCTTCGGTGTAATGACGAATTTCACCTCTGTTTCTCTGAGAAACCTGCGGTTGATTGTTCAACAGTCTTATGTCCTGATCATCTGTTCCATCGGCGTCTTTTTTATTATGACAATGGGAAGCCTCGATTTTTCCCAGGGCTCCATCATTGGTGTCGCTTCCATTGCTATTGCCTTCTTGGCGCAATGTAATCTTGCCTTGGCTGTCATTGTCGGAATAGTGATAGGCGCGGCTATCGGCTTCATAAACGGATTTCTATTTGTGAAGTTCAAGGTCAGTTCGTTTATCGTCACGATCTGTACAATGTTTATCTTCCGCGGCGTATGTGCGTTTCTCACGACGGAAAAGCCGATGTCTGCCCCCATGTATATGTACTCACTTGATCAATTGTACATTTTCGTGCCGGTGGTTGCCGTCATACTCGGGCTAGGCTGGTTTTTGTTTAGCGGGACCTCTTTTGGAAGAAAGGTAAAGGCAATTGGGGCTGGAGAGACGGCGGCTAAGTTTTCTGGAATAAGAGTCGCGAGTACAAAAATCTTTGTCTATACGCTGGCCGGTGCCCTCGCCGGGTTTGCTGCGACGATCAACACCATCCGCGTCGGCTCCATAACAGCTACTTCAGGTACATTGTTGGAGACGAATATTATGATTTCACTTGTTCTAGGAGGCATGCCGGTAACGGGAGGTTCTAAGAATAGATTCAGCAGTGTGGTCGTAGGCGTACTATTGTTCGCCGTCTTAAATAACGGTCTGGCCCTGTTGCAGATTGATCCCAATATACAGCAGCTGATACGGGGCGTCTTATTTTTGGCTATTGTGGTAGCAACAACCGATAGGAATGTTGCTATTGTCGTAAAATAATTTTAAGAGGTATTAACATGACAAAGGTAGTGATTATCGGTGCTGGCAGTGCAATGTTTACGAAGAACCTGGTTGGAGATCTCTTGTACTACGACGATATGGAGATCGACAACATTTCTCTGGTCGATATCGATGCGGAGAAACTGGCTGTCATGGAAAAGGTAACGAAAAAGATCGTGAAACAGTTCGGCAGAAAAACTGTTGTTGAATCTAGTACCGATCGATGCAAAGTTCTAAAAGATGCAACATTTGTAACCAGTACAGTTGGCGTCGGTGGTGTTGAGATGTACGAGAAGGATCTTGAAATCCCCGACAAATACGGACTGCACCAGTGCGTGGGGGACATCATTGGTCCCGGGGGAATGTTCAGGTTTCTAAGGGCCTACCCCGTACTTCTCGATATCTGTAAGGATATGGAAAGGCTTTGTCCCGATGCATATTTCTTCAACTACACAAACCCAATGGCACCTCTGTGTCTTGCTCTGAACCATGCAACTTCCATCAAGGTTTTCGGCTTCTGCCACAACGTCCAGAGTACCGCCTTGCAGCTCTCAGCCTATATGGGTGTTGACCGAAGTCGGGTCTCCTACTGGGCGGCCGGTATAAATCATATGGACTGGTTTCTGCAACTGAAGGTGGACGGCAAGGATGCATATCCCCAACTCAAGGAAATCTCCAAGGACAAGGAGAAGGTGAAGAAGCTCTGGCAAGTAGAACCGGATTACAGCAAGTATGAACTTGACCCCCATGTCAGGCTTGTCGACCTCATCAGGTTCGAGGTCATGGACAACTTCGGGAAGTATGTTTCAGAATCACCTTTTCATATGGGGGAATATTGTCCCTATTTCCGCAAGAATCCGGACATGATCAAGGAATATCAGGTGGATGACAGATGGTGGCTGAGGCATGAAAAATACACCGATGTCTACTACCACAAACTTGTCGGGATGCTGGAATCGGGCGAAGACATCGAGGTTGCGAAGACCTTTGAATATGCGCCGGAGATCATTCATGCCTATGTGACGGGCAAACCCTTCAGGGCAAATCTCAACGTGAAGAACACCGGCCTGATTCCGAACCTGCCGGCCGATTCGGTTGTCGAAGTTGCCTGTTACACCGACAGCGAGGGGATCCATCCCTGTTACGTGGGTGAAATACCTCAACAGCTTGCGGCATTGAATATAACCAACATCAACATGCACAAACTCATGGCCATGGCAGGGAACGAAAAAAAGCTATCCATGATATACGATGCTGTGAAGATGGATCCGCTAACAGCCGCTATGTGCACATTGGGCCAGATCAACGACATGGTTGCAGAGCTCATTGAAGCCAACAAAGAGTACTTGAAAGACTTTACCTGATTTCGTTTTGCCTGTTGTCGCCGTCGACGTCACTCAAGACGTCCGCGGCGACGATCTAAGGTGTGTGGGAGTAACGATCAGCCATCGCGTCGGACATGTGACCTATTGCTCGTTGAAAGACCGAATTATCAAAATACCGCCACGAGTGGAAAGTAATTAGTTTCGTGTATCTATTTGCCAGAAAACGAAACATGCCTTCATGTACCACCAGGATTCCGAACACTACGTAACCGTTACTTGTTGGAACTCAGCGCATACCCCTTCATAAAAGCATGATACAGCAGGGAGAAGATAATCAAGGGCGGTATCATAGCGATGATGGCTCCGGCCATAACCTCTCCCCAGGCCACTGAATCGCCGATTGAGATGATTTTATTCATCCCCACCTGAACCACCTGATTGGCGTCGTACCGGACAATCACCCTTGGCCAGAGATATTGGTTCCAGACATAGACAAACTGAATCAACGCCAGGGCTCCGATGGTGTTCCAGCTCATGGGAATCAGGATGTGGAAGATAAAGCCTATTGGGCCGGTTCCGTCTATTCTGGAAGAATCAACCAGGGAACGGGGAACGGAGTTGAAGTGCTGGATGAAAAGAAAGACACCTGTTGCAGAGGCGAGAAAGGGAACGATGATGGCAAGGTTTGTGTTGGACCAGCCGAAACCGTATGCAATGGGATGAAACAGCAGTTTGACGGGGTTGAAAAACCAGGAAGCCCATTGGAGGAAGCTGGCGGCCGGCTGGTTTGCGATCAGGTTGAACAGCCCGAGGATCAGCACCTCGGTTGGCATCATGAGCGTTACGATAATAAAAATAAAGATGATTTTCTTGCCTCTGAATTTGAAATAGACCAGGGAAAAGGCAGCAAGAAAGGAAAGAATGATCTTTCCTATCGTAACATAAAAGGAGATTACCAGGGAGTTTTTCATGTAGATCCAGAGCTTGTAATCGAGAAAGGCCCGCTTGAAATTGTGAAGAAAGCTTGTCCCTATCCCCATCGAGGGAGAGAGAACCTGCTCGGTATTTTGAGTCGATTTTATGAGCGCGAATACGATGGGAAAGCAGACGAGAATAACCGCTGCAATGAGAACGAGGTGAACCCATACGGGATCTTTTTTTCTTTTGTTCATATCCTTACCCCTGATAGTGGATGCCTTTGCCCATGGATGAGAACTGAAAATAGGCGACGATCCCCACCATGATGGTCAGGATGACGCTTTCCGCTGCCGCAAAGCCCATATTGCTGCTTCCTCCAAAGCCATCCTGAAACACCTTGTACATGAGGGTTGTGGTGATCCCCGTTTTGTCCAGTACGTTCGGAGGGCCGACAGGGCCTCCGCTTGTGAGGATGTCGATAAGCCCGAAGGTCTCAAAAAAGGCGTAGCTGATATTGGTGAAGACCAGAAAAAAGGTGGTGGGACTCAAGAGGGGATACAGCACATTGAAGAATTTTCTCCAGGCTCCGGCACCGTCGATATCGGCCGCTTCCAGGGGTTCTGTGGGGATGTTCTGCAGAGCGGCCAGGTAGAAAACGATGTTATACCCAAGATACTTCCAGACAGCGGCAAAGACTACGAGCGTGAGCGCAAGCAGCGGGGAGTCGAGCCAGCGAGGTTTTACCGAAAAGAGGAAATCGAGCAGGGTGTTCATGATACCGACCTCAGGATTGAAAATGAAGAGGAAGATGGTCCCTGCAACGGCTGGAGAGAGCGCGAAGGGCCAGATGAGCAGCATTCTGTACACGGTCCCGCCCTTTATCTTTTTGTTTGCCTGGATGGCTAGGAAAATGGAAGCGGAAATCCCTATGAAGACAATGAGGAGGCTGATCAGCAAGGTTTGGATCAGGCTTTGGAGAAAGGCCGGTGCCAGGGGGCCGGTAAAGAGATTTCGGTAATTTTCCAGGCCGATGAATGTATGGGTCCCAAGGAAAAGGTTATTGCGGAAAAAACTCATAACCAGCGAATGCCACGCTGGAAAGTAGAGAAAAACAGTGAGGATCAAAATGGTGGGCAGGAGGAAAAGGGCCGCCTTCCATGTCCCCTTGAAGACGGCATTTTCCCCTTGATCAAAGATATTCATCAAAGGCTCCTTGGTACAAAAACAGGCCGACAGAAGCCGGCCGTACGACTGCTTCTATCAGCCTTATATGAAAAGCTAAAGAAAGCGTGTTACTAAAAGTTTGCGTTATATTCCTTTAGCTTGGTATCGGAAAGAATTTTCGCTTCATCGAGAGCACTCTTTACGTCGGCTCCCTGGAGGATCTTCTGGAGAGACGTTTCGATGATTGTTCGGTTATCGGTTAACGTCCCTGCAAGAGCACCGGCGCTTGCCTTGTTGCTTTTCGTCTGCAAAAGCTGATTGAAGGCCACGATCTGATTTGCATCGCTGTCGAACCACCCCTCCTGTTTGAGTGCTTCCACAGAAGAGTTGCGTACAGGATAGTAACCGGTAAGCTTGTGCCAGCTGACCATATTCTCGGTGTTGGTCATGAAAAGTACGAAATCCCGTGCAGCGGTCAACTCGTCCTCCGGATG
Coding sequences:
- a CDS encoding carbohydrate ABC transporter permease encodes the protein MNKRKKDPVWVHLVLIAAVILVCFPIVFALIKSTQNTEQVLSPSMGIGTSFLHNFKRAFLDYKLWIYMKNSLVISFYVTIGKIILSFLAAFSLVYFKFRGKKIIFIFIIVTLMMPTEVLILGLFNLIANQPAASFLQWASWFFNPVKLLFHPIAYGFGWSNTNLAIIVPFLASATGVFLFIQHFNSVPRSLVDSSRIDGTGPIGFIFHILIPMSWNTIGALALIQFVYVWNQYLWPRVIVRYDANQVVQVGMNKIISIGDSVAWGEVMAGAIIAMIPPLIIFSLLYHAFMKGYALSSNK
- the melA gene encoding alpha-galactosidase, producing MTKVVIIGAGSAMFTKNLVGDLLYYDDMEIDNISLVDIDAEKLAVMEKVTKKIVKQFGRKTVVESSTDRCKVLKDATFVTSTVGVGGVEMYEKDLEIPDKYGLHQCVGDIIGPGGMFRFLRAYPVLLDICKDMERLCPDAYFFNYTNPMAPLCLALNHATSIKVFGFCHNVQSTALQLSAYMGVDRSRVSYWAAGINHMDWFLQLKVDGKDAYPQLKEISKDKEKVKKLWQVEPDYSKYELDPHVRLVDLIRFEVMDNFGKYVSESPFHMGEYCPYFRKNPDMIKEYQVDDRWWLRHEKYTDVYYHKLVGMLESGEDIEVAKTFEYAPEIIHAYVTGKPFRANLNVKNTGLIPNLPADSVVEVACYTDSEGIHPCYVGEIPQQLAALNITNINMHKLMAMAGNEKKLSMIYDAVKMDPLTAAMCTLGQINDMVAELIEANKEYLKDFT
- a CDS encoding carbohydrate ABC transporter permease; protein product: MNIFDQGENAVFKGTWKAALFLLPTILILTVFLYFPAWHSLVMSFFRNNLFLGTHTFIGLENYRNLFTGPLAPAFLQSLIQTLLISLLIVFIGISASIFLAIQANKKIKGGTVYRMLLIWPFALSPAVAGTIFLFIFNPEVGIMNTLLDFLFSVKPRWLDSPLLALTLVVFAAVWKYLGYNIVFYLAALQNIPTEPLEAADIDGAGAWRKFFNVLYPLLSPTTFFLVFTNISYAFFETFGLIDILTSGGPVGPPNVLDKTGITTTLMYKVFQDGFGGSSNMGFAAAESVILTIMVGIVAYFQFSSMGKGIHYQG
- a CDS encoding ABC transporter permease, coding for MMKKTLRAAKKQTCIGGNLFQALLPYIGLFLLVLIFGVMTNFTSVSLRNLRLIVQQSYVLIICSIGVFFIMTMGSLDFSQGSIIGVASIAIAFLAQCNLALAVIVGIVIGAAIGFINGFLFVKFKVSSFIVTICTMFIFRGVCAFLTTEKPMSAPMYMYSLDQLYIFVPVVAVILGLGWFLFSGTSFGRKVKAIGAGETAAKFSGIRVASTKIFVYTLAGALAGFAATINTIRVGSITATSGTLLETNIMISLVLGGMPVTGGSKNRFSSVVVGVLLFAVLNNGLALLQIDPNIQQLIRGVLFLAIVVATTDRNVAIVVK